Proteins encoded by one window of Roseibium sp. Sym1:
- a CDS encoding lytic transglycosylase domain-containing protein produces MRHAAFLLLTGLFFDCISADVVSAGTATSGQPIPGDPYTAHFAEASQRFGVPAHWIRAVLDMESDGNPNAVSAAGAMGLMQLMHGTWEEMRGRYGLGADPYEPRDNILAGTAYLHEMFDRYGDITGMLAAYNAGPTRYDAYLKACRALPSETRTYVALLAPTLGDQPLPDADGASVCSQDWRDAPLFAGLKIANTSANRQQLDGRSSAAPNAAETGRRYPRSGTAGTLFVSRSSREGLR; encoded by the coding sequence ATGCGTCACGCTGCCTTCCTTCTCCTTACCGGCCTGTTCTTCGATTGCATTTCGGCAGATGTGGTGTCGGCGGGAACCGCAACGTCCGGGCAACCGATACCAGGCGATCCATATACCGCTCACTTCGCAGAAGCTTCGCAGCGTTTTGGCGTTCCGGCGCATTGGATCCGAGCGGTCCTGGACATGGAAAGCGACGGCAATCCGAATGCCGTCTCCGCCGCCGGCGCCATGGGACTGATGCAGCTGATGCACGGAACCTGGGAGGAGATGCGCGGTCGATACGGTCTTGGCGCCGATCCGTATGAACCGCGCGACAACATCCTCGCGGGCACGGCGTATCTCCACGAGATGTTCGATAGGTACGGCGATATCACTGGCATGCTGGCTGCTTACAATGCCGGCCCAACGCGCTACGACGCCTATCTGAAAGCCTGTCGAGCGTTGCCATCCGAAACGCGGACCTATGTCGCGCTGCTCGCCCCGACACTCGGCGACCAACCCCTCCCGGACGCTGACGGAGCATCCGTGTGTTCCCAGGATTGGCGTGACGCACCGCTCTTTGCGGGTCTCAAGATCGCCAACACATCTGCAAATCGGCAGCAACTCGATGGCAGGTCCAGTGCTGCGCCGAATGCAGCTGAAACAGGCCGCAGGTACCCGCGCTCCGGGACGGCTGGAACGCTGTTTGTCTCCAGATCTTCCAGAGAGGGTCTTCGATGA
- a CDS encoding relaxase/mobilization nuclease domain-containing protein: MSDEHDFRIRPGRVRSSRAQRARPFIAQALAAAQKAGGHVSRSGRISTGRHSHFGRGRRASVLANRLLTGRSRVVVIKTRVVRHSARSAPLAAHLKYLGREGVTRDGEKARVFGPGDDAVDPKEFAERCQDDRHHFRFIVSPEDASDLADLKSFSRDLMRQMEKDLGIDLDWVGVDHWNTDNPHVHIILRGKLDDGQDLVISRDYIKEGMRARAQDLATLELGPRTDLEIRNHLQCQVEAERWTQLDRQLLRDGRRTGIIDMAPDPDRAPDEYHALKGGRLRKLETLGLADQVGPGQWVIGEGAEATLRELGERGDVIKRMHRALTGRGIERGSAGYVLAAENLDTPVIGRLVERGLDDELKGSAYAVVDGVDGRTHHIRLLDIDAAGDSAPGSIAELRQFTDARGQRRVALAVRSDLDIERQVTASGATWLDRQNIAREPVALSEGGFGAEVRDALERRAENLIEEGLAERKGQRVTYAQNLIETLRRRELDALGTKLASNAGLPITRVSTGEYVAGTYRQRFDLASGRFAMIDDGLGFQLVPWTPSLEKQRGLHVSGVARSDGGVDWGFGRKRGLGL; this comes from the coding sequence ATGTCCGATGAGCACGATTTCCGCATCCGGCCCGGGCGCGTCCGATCATCGCGCGCGCAGCGGGCCCGCCCGTTCATTGCCCAGGCACTGGCGGCTGCCCAGAAGGCTGGTGGACATGTGTCGCGCTCGGGCCGGATCAGCACCGGCAGGCACTCGCATTTCGGACGTGGCCGGAGGGCAAGTGTTCTGGCCAATCGCTTGCTGACCGGAAGATCCCGTGTCGTCGTCATCAAAACCCGGGTGGTTCGCCATTCGGCACGATCCGCACCGCTTGCCGCACACCTCAAATATCTCGGCCGGGAAGGGGTGACGCGGGACGGGGAAAAGGCTCGGGTGTTCGGTCCCGGCGACGATGCTGTCGATCCGAAGGAGTTTGCCGAGCGTTGCCAGGATGACCGGCATCATTTCCGTTTCATTGTCTCGCCGGAAGACGCCTCAGACCTCGCCGATCTGAAATCCTTCAGCCGGGACTTGATGCGACAGATGGAAAAGGACCTCGGCATAGACCTCGACTGGGTCGGCGTCGATCACTGGAATACGGACAATCCCCATGTCCATATCATCCTGCGCGGAAAGCTTGATGACGGCCAGGACCTGGTGATTTCCCGCGACTATATCAAGGAAGGCATGCGCGCCCGCGCCCAGGATCTGGCGACACTGGAGCTTGGACCGCGCACCGACCTCGAAATCCGAAACCATCTGCAGTGCCAGGTCGAGGCCGAGCGCTGGACCCAGCTTGACCGTCAGCTTCTTCGAGACGGCCGCAGGACCGGTATCATTGATATGGCGCCCGACCCGGACCGGGCGCCGGATGAATACCACGCCCTGAAGGGCGGACGTTTGCGCAAGCTGGAAACGCTTGGCCTGGCCGATCAGGTTGGTCCCGGTCAATGGGTGATTGGCGAGGGCGCAGAGGCGACGTTGCGTGAACTCGGCGAACGTGGAGACGTCATCAAGCGGATGCACCGGGCCCTGACTGGTCGGGGTATCGAGCGTGGATCAGCAGGCTACGTTCTCGCCGCCGAAAATCTGGACACGCCCGTCATCGGCCGCCTGGTCGAGCGCGGTCTCGACGATGAACTGAAAGGGTCCGCTTATGCCGTCGTCGACGGTGTCGACGGGCGGACCCACCACATCAGACTTCTCGACATTGACGCTGCCGGCGACAGCGCGCCGGGGTCTATCGCTGAACTCCGACAATTCACCGATGCGCGCGGGCAGCGGCGCGTTGCACTTGCGGTCCGCTCCGATCTCGACATCGAGCGGCAGGTCACCGCCTCGGGAGCCACTTGGCTCGATCGTCAGAACATTGCCCGCGAACCTGTTGCGCTCTCGGAGGGTGGTTTCGGTGCCGAGGTCAGAGACGCTCTCGAGCGCCGGGCAGAGAATCTGATCGAGGAGGGCCTTGCTGAGCGCAAGGGACAGCGTGTCACCTATGCGCAAAATCTTATCGAGACGCTACGTCGCCGCGAGCTTGATGCCCTTGGGACGAAACTCGCAAGTAATGCCGGACTGCCGATTACTCGTGTGAGCACCGGCGAGTATGTCGCCGGCACTTATCGTCAACGCTTTGACCTCGCCTCGGGACGTTTCGCAATGATCGATGACGGTCTTGGTTTCCAGCTCGTGCCGTGGACGCCTTCGCTCGAAAAACAACGCGGCCTTCATGTCTCGGGTGTTGCCCGCTCGGATGGTGGTGTGGACTGGGGCTTCGGGCGCAAGCGAGGGCTTGGGCTCTAA
- a CDS encoding conjugal transfer protein TraG — MSATKILWGQLLAVSLIVVFTTWGATQYVAWKLGFQGQLGTPWFEVAGWPIYYPPAFFWWWYFYDAYAPNVFLHGAVIAASGGFLSIAVAIGMSVWRAREAKRVETYGSARWAERQEVRAANLFNPDGVILGCYEENYLRHDGPEHVLCFAPTRSGKGVGLVVPSLLTWPGSAIVHDIKGENWQLTAGFRAKHGRVLLFDPTNSKSAAYNPLLEVRRGEWEVRDVQNIADILVDPEGSLEKRNHWEKTSHALLVGAILHVLYAEKDKTLAGVAAFLSDPKRPIESTLSAMMKTAHLGEAGPHPVIASAARELLNKSENERSGVLSTAMSFLGLYRDPVVAEVTRCCDWRIKDLVNGNLPTTLYLVVPPSDINRTKPLIRLILNQIGRRLTEDLRANSDRHRLLLMLDEFPALGRLDFFESALAFMAGYGLKSFLIAQSLNQIEKAYGPNNSILDNCHVRVSFATNDERTAKRVSDALGTATEMKAMKNYAGHRLSPWLGHLMVSRSETARQLLTPGEIMQLPPTDEIVMVAGTLPIRAKKARYYEDKRLIERILPPPEPASPVQRQTDDWSDLPVSASSEASQQTSEKMGEDEDPTGSERRHQPELNRAEAVEQKEPVKNEFEVDLTDDYEDDTARTSRMIRVMQGVARQVSLDPGDGMEL; from the coding sequence ATGTCTGCGACAAAAATCCTCTGGGGCCAACTTTTGGCGGTCTCTCTCATTGTGGTGTTCACCACCTGGGGCGCAACGCAATACGTTGCCTGGAAACTGGGCTTTCAGGGGCAGCTCGGAACTCCCTGGTTCGAAGTGGCCGGTTGGCCAATCTACTATCCTCCGGCCTTCTTCTGGTGGTGGTACTTCTATGATGCGTATGCGCCGAACGTCTTTCTGCACGGCGCCGTCATCGCTGCTTCCGGCGGATTTCTGTCTATTGCCGTTGCCATAGGCATGTCGGTCTGGCGGGCGCGCGAAGCAAAACGCGTTGAGACCTACGGGTCTGCTCGTTGGGCCGAAAGGCAAGAGGTGCGAGCGGCAAACCTTTTCAACCCTGACGGCGTCATTCTAGGCTGCTACGAAGAGAACTATCTCCGTCATGATGGTCCGGAACATGTGCTCTGCTTCGCCCCTACCCGATCCGGCAAGGGCGTCGGACTGGTTGTGCCTTCGCTGCTGACATGGCCGGGCTCGGCCATCGTCCACGATATCAAGGGAGAAAACTGGCAGCTCACCGCCGGTTTCCGCGCGAAGCACGGTCGGGTGCTGCTGTTCGACCCCACCAACTCGAAATCGGCCGCCTACAATCCGTTGCTCGAAGTCCGCCGCGGCGAATGGGAAGTGCGGGACGTTCAGAACATCGCGGACATCCTGGTGGATCCGGAAGGGTCGCTCGAAAAGCGGAACCACTGGGAGAAGACGTCCCATGCGCTTCTCGTCGGCGCGATCCTGCATGTCCTCTATGCCGAGAAGGACAAGACACTGGCGGGTGTCGCGGCTTTCCTGTCCGACCCTAAACGTCCGATCGAGTCGACCTTGTCCGCGATGATGAAGACCGCCCATCTGGGGGAAGCCGGACCGCATCCGGTGATTGCCAGTGCGGCGCGCGAGTTGCTGAATAAATCTGAGAACGAGCGCTCCGGGGTATTGTCAACAGCCATGTCGTTCCTTGGACTTTATCGGGATCCCGTTGTGGCTGAGGTGACACGCTGTTGCGACTGGCGGATCAAGGACTTGGTGAATGGCAATCTGCCCACAACGCTCTACCTTGTGGTGCCGCCATCGGACATCAATCGCACCAAGCCGCTGATCCGTCTGATCCTCAATCAGATCGGCCGCCGTCTGACGGAAGACCTGCGGGCAAACTCCGACCGTCACCGTCTGCTTTTGATGCTCGATGAGTTTCCGGCTCTGGGCCGACTGGATTTCTTCGAGTCGGCCCTTGCCTTCATGGCCGGCTATGGCCTCAAGAGCTTCCTGATCGCGCAATCTCTGAATCAGATCGAGAAGGCTTACGGACCCAACAATTCGATCCTCGACAATTGCCACGTTCGCGTCAGCTTCGCCACGAATGACGAGCGGACGGCCAAACGCGTTTCGGATGCTTTGGGCACTGCTACAGAGATGAAGGCGATGAAGAACTATGCCGGTCACAGGCTGAGCCCCTGGCTCGGTCATCTCATGGTCTCCCGGTCCGAGACCGCACGCCAGTTGTTGACCCCAGGCGAAATCATGCAGCTTCCGCCAACTGATGAGATTGTCATGGTTGCGGGCACGCTGCCGATCCGGGCGAAAAAGGCGCGCTATTACGAAGACAAGCGGCTCATCGAACGTATCCTGCCGCCGCCTGAACCGGCTTCGCCTGTCCAACGACAGACCGATGATTGGAGCGACCTGCCGGTTTCTGCCAGCTCCGAAGCCAGCCAACAAACGTCGGAAAAGATGGGAGAGGACGAGGATCCAACCGGATCCGAACGCCGACACCAACCGGAACTTAACAGAGCTGAGGCTGTCGAACAGAAGGAGCCGGTCAAAAATGAATTCGAGGTCGATCTGACTGACGACTATGAGGATGACACCGCCCGGACCAGCCGGATGATCCGGGTCATGCAAGGTGTGGCACGGCAAGTCTCGCTTGATCCCGGCGATGGCATGGAGCTTTGA
- a CDS encoding CopG family transcriptional regulator, which yields MAARKKKAQISAYLDQDVMKMLSDYAARRDLSQSLVVEAAIASFLSPDADERREAAITKRLDQIDRRLTRLERDLGISVETLAIFVRFWLATTPALPKPTAQAARAKAGERYDTFVTALGRRLAKGPKLRQEIAEDAPGESD from the coding sequence ATGGCAGCTCGCAAGAAGAAGGCCCAGATTTCTGCCTATCTCGACCAGGACGTCATGAAGATGCTGTCCGATTACGCTGCGCGCCGGGACCTCTCGCAGTCATTGGTCGTCGAGGCTGCCATTGCGTCCTTTTTGTCGCCGGACGCAGATGAGCGACGCGAGGCGGCTATCACCAAACGCCTCGACCAGATCGACCGGCGGTTGACCAGGTTGGAGCGCGATCTCGGGATTTCTGTCGAGACACTCGCCATATTCGTTCGCTTCTGGCTTGCGACAACACCTGCGCTACCGAAACCGACCGCACAGGCCGCGCGCGCCAAGGCTGGAGAACGGTACGATACCTTCGTCACTGCGCTTGGGAGACGATTGGCCAAGGGGCCTAAGCTCAGGCAAGAGATTGCAGAGGATGCTCCAGGCGAGTCAGATTAG
- a CDS encoding VOC family protein, translating into MPNLENFKKQAKQYLRWHRERYYPVAAQIRAALPRFQHLNDTQILESSFKLMDAQELVARQLGFEGWQALKSGAHAMTTQSKQTAPRPVLSSTSAQLFVSDINASCDFFADKLGFAIDFVYGDPPFYGQVKRNKAQLALRLVCEPVFVDDIREREHLLSASITVDTASEIKQLFLDFQASGVDFHQTLKKEPWGARNFIVLDPDGNLILFAGPAD; encoded by the coding sequence ATGCCAAACCTCGAAAACTTTAAGAAGCAAGCCAAGCAGTATTTGCGCTGGCATCGCGAGCGATACTATCCGGTGGCGGCCCAAATCAGGGCTGCTTTGCCACGATTTCAGCACCTCAACGATACTCAGATACTTGAATCCAGCTTCAAGCTAATGGACGCGCAAGAACTTGTCGCACGTCAATTGGGATTCGAGGGATGGCAGGCGCTCAAGTCCGGAGCCCATGCCATGACCACTCAAAGCAAACAGACTGCACCTCGCCCCGTTCTGAGTTCCACCTCCGCGCAACTGTTCGTCTCCGACATCAATGCGTCGTGTGACTTTTTCGCGGACAAACTCGGCTTTGCAATCGACTTCGTTTATGGGGACCCACCGTTCTACGGACAGGTTAAACGTAACAAAGCGCAGCTCGCGCTTCGGCTGGTCTGCGAACCTGTGTTTGTTGATGATATACGAGAACGCGAACATCTGCTCTCCGCCTCAATTACGGTCGATACCGCAAGCGAGATCAAGCAACTCTTTCTGGATTTCCAAGCCTCCGGAGTGGATTTTCACCAGACGCTTAAGAAAGAACCTTGGGGTGCTCGAAATTTCATTGTTCTGGACCCAGACGGAAATCTCATACTGTTTGCTGGTCCGGCCGACTGA
- the trbB gene encoding P-type conjugative transfer ATPase TrbB translates to MAPSHQNPEGQARGARMLRTALGSAITRLLEDPAVIEVMLNPDGRVWIDRLSEGLTGTEEWLSPADGERIVRLVAHHVGVEVHHAAPRVSAELPETGERFEGLLPPVVAAPTFAIRKPAVAVFTLEDYVAARIMTPAQAETLRSGVATRANILVAGGTSTGKTTLTNALLAEVAKTSDRVILIEDTCELQCAAPNLVAMRTKDGIASLSDLVRSSLRLRPDRIPIGEVRGPEALDLLKAWGTGHPGGIGTIHAGSAIGALLRLEQLIQEAVVTVPRALIAETIDLIAVLAGRGSQRRLVELARVEGFGPDGDYRVSPAVPTTSSHSGDHP, encoded by the coding sequence ATGGCACCATCACATCAAAATCCGGAAGGCCAGGCACGCGGCGCACGTATGCTCCGCACGGCGCTCGGGTCCGCGATCACCCGTCTTCTGGAAGATCCTGCCGTAATCGAGGTGATGCTGAACCCGGACGGGCGTGTCTGGATTGACCGCCTCTCCGAAGGTCTCACCGGAACCGAAGAGTGGTTGTCACCGGCCGACGGCGAACGCATCGTGCGCCTGGTCGCGCACCATGTCGGCGTTGAGGTGCACCACGCTGCGCCGCGTGTTTCGGCCGAACTCCCCGAGACGGGAGAACGGTTCGAGGGCCTTCTTCCTCCTGTCGTTGCCGCACCCACCTTCGCCATCCGCAAGCCCGCCGTCGCTGTTTTTACCCTTGAGGACTACGTTGCCGCCAGGATCATGACGCCGGCACAGGCCGAGACACTCCGCTCGGGCGTCGCGACACGCGCAAACATTCTCGTCGCCGGCGGAACCAGCACCGGCAAGACCACGCTGACCAACGCGCTTCTGGCCGAAGTCGCCAAAACTTCCGACCGTGTGATCCTCATCGAGGACACCTGCGAGCTTCAGTGTGCGGCCCCTAATCTCGTTGCCATGCGCACCAAGGACGGCATCGCCTCGCTGTCCGATCTCGTCAGATCGTCCCTCCGCCTCCGCCCTGATCGCATCCCGATCGGCGAGGTGCGCGGACCTGAGGCCCTGGACCTCCTGAAGGCCTGGGGAACCGGACATCCCGGCGGCATCGGCACGATCCACGCCGGTTCCGCCATCGGGGCCCTGCTCCGGCTCGAGCAACTCATCCAGGAAGCCGTCGTCACCGTTCCACGTGCCCTGATCGCGGAGACGATCGACCTCATTGCCGTCCTAGCAGGCCGCGGTTCGCAGCGGCGTCTCGTGGAGCTCGCCCGCGTCGAGGGCTTTGGTCCCGACGGCGACTACCGCGTTTCCCCGGCCGTTCCCACAACTTCCTCCCATTCAGGAGATCATCCATGA
- a CDS encoding TrbC/VirB2 family protein, which translates to MIRTILRTRRPIATAVAVLHISLLAVPAAHAAGSSMPWEAPLQSILESIEGPVAKIVAVIVIIVTGLSLAFGDTSGGFRRLIQIVFGLSIAFAASSFFLSFFSFGGGALV; encoded by the coding sequence ATGATCCGGACCATCCTTCGTACACGTCGTCCTATCGCGACTGCCGTCGCTGTGCTTCATATCAGCCTGCTCGCGGTTCCTGCCGCCCACGCTGCCGGATCCTCCATGCCCTGGGAAGCGCCACTGCAGTCGATCCTGGAATCCATAGAGGGCCCGGTCGCCAAGATCGTCGCGGTGATCGTCATCATCGTGACGGGCCTGTCGCTGGCCTTCGGCGATACGTCCGGCGGCTTCCGCCGCCTGATCCAGATCGTCTTCGGCCTGTCGATTGCCTTCGCCGCCAGTTCCTTCTTCCTGTCGTTCTTCTCCTTCGGTGGCGGGGCGCTTGTCTGA
- a CDS encoding VirB3 family type IV secretion system protein → MAETFEHRDQVPGFTVAVHRSLSEPILLGGAPRAIAILNGTLAGAVGLGLRLWLVGLAIWLIGHLAAVWAAKHDPLFAEVGRRHLRFPAHLSV, encoded by the coding sequence ATGGCGGAGACCTTCGAACATCGTGATCAGGTGCCGGGTTTCACGGTGGCGGTGCACCGGTCCTTGAGCGAGCCGATCCTGCTCGGAGGCGCGCCTCGGGCAATCGCGATCCTGAACGGCACTTTGGCAGGGGCCGTCGGTCTCGGTCTGCGCCTCTGGCTCGTTGGGCTTGCCATCTGGCTGATTGGGCATCTGGCCGCGGTCTGGGCCGCAAAGCACGATCCGCTCTTCGCCGAGGTCGGTCGCCGGCATCTGCGCTTTCCCGCACATCTGAGCGTGTGA
- the trbE gene encoding conjugal transfer protein TrbE — MMNLAEYRTRNCRLADYLPWTALVEKGVVLNKDGSFQRTTRFRGPDLDSAVPAELVAVTGRLNNAFRRLGSGWAIFVEAQRHAANHYPDSSFPDVASALVDAERKASFEEAGAHFESSYFLTFTYLPPAEEAARTERWLFEGRETNDINPQEVLTGFIDRTDRILQLIDAFMPECVWLDDAGTLTYLHSAVSTNRHTVRVPETPVYLDALLADQPLAGGLEPRLGDKHLRVLTISGFPTATTPGLLDDLNRLAFPYRWSTRAILLDKTDATKLLTRIRRQWFAKRKSIAAILKEVMTNEQSALVDTDAANKAADADLALQELGADHAGIAYVTATVTVWDTDSKIADEKLRLVDKVMQGRDFTCLPETINAVDAWLGSLPGHVYANVRQPPISTLNLAHMIPSSAVWAGPERDEHLSSPPLLYGKTEGSTPFRFSLHVGDVGHTLVVGPTGAGKSVLLALMALQFRRYRNSRVFAFDFGGSIRAASLAMGGDWHDLGGGLTEGRDVSLQPLARIDAAAERSWSADWIAAILMREGVTVNPDVKEHIWTALTSLASAPVGERTLTGLSVLLQSNDLKQAMRPYCIGGAHGRLLDAEGENLGSSSVQAFETEGLIGTGAAPAVLAYLFHRIEDRLDGSPTLIIIDEGWLALDDQGFAGQLREWLKTLRKKNASVVFATQSLSDIDGSAIAPAIIESCPTRLLLPNERAIEPQIAGTYRRFGLNDRQIEILARATPKRDYYCQSRRGNRLFELGLSEVALALCATASKTDQTVIAGILAANSREGFLDAWLRHRGLPWAADLIPDLTNLETSS, encoded by the coding sequence ATGATGAACCTCGCCGAATACCGCACGCGTAACTGCCGCCTTGCCGACTATCTGCCCTGGACAGCGCTGGTCGAGAAGGGCGTGGTGCTTAACAAGGACGGCAGCTTCCAGCGAACAACCCGTTTCCGTGGACCGGATCTCGACAGCGCCGTTCCTGCCGAACTCGTCGCGGTTACCGGCCGTCTCAACAATGCCTTCCGCCGTCTCGGGTCCGGATGGGCCATCTTTGTCGAGGCACAGCGTCATGCTGCCAATCACTACCCTGACAGCAGCTTTCCGGATGTGGCCTCCGCACTGGTCGACGCGGAGCGCAAGGCAAGTTTTGAAGAAGCCGGTGCGCATTTCGAGTCGAGCTATTTTCTGACCTTCACCTATCTGCCGCCAGCCGAAGAGGCCGCTCGCACGGAACGTTGGTTGTTCGAAGGCAGGGAGACGAATGACATCAACCCGCAGGAGGTGCTTACCGGTTTCATCGACCGTACCGACCGGATCCTTCAGCTGATCGACGCTTTCATGCCCGAATGCGTCTGGCTCGATGACGCCGGGACGCTGACCTATTTGCATTCGGCGGTCTCGACCAACCGGCACACTGTTCGCGTGCCGGAGACACCGGTCTATCTGGATGCACTGCTTGCGGATCAGCCGCTTGCCGGCGGCCTGGAGCCAAGGCTCGGAGACAAGCATCTGCGGGTCCTGACGATTTCCGGGTTTCCGACGGCGACCACGCCCGGTCTGCTTGACGACCTCAACCGGCTGGCCTTTCCCTATCGCTGGTCAACCCGCGCGATTTTGTTGGACAAGACGGACGCAACAAAACTCCTGACCCGGATCCGGCGCCAGTGGTTTGCCAAGCGCAAATCCATCGCCGCGATCCTGAAGGAGGTGATGACCAACGAGCAGTCGGCACTCGTCGACACCGACGCCGCGAACAAGGCGGCTGATGCCGACCTGGCACTGCAGGAACTCGGCGCGGACCATGCCGGCATCGCTTATGTCACGGCGACCGTCACGGTCTGGGATACGGACAGCAAAATCGCCGACGAGAAGCTGCGGCTCGTGGATAAGGTCATGCAGGGCCGAGATTTCACGTGTCTGCCGGAGACTATCAACGCAGTCGACGCTTGGCTGGGCAGCCTGCCGGGGCACGTCTATGCCAATGTCCGCCAGCCACCGATCTCAACTCTCAATCTCGCCCACATGATCCCCTCAAGTGCGGTGTGGGCGGGGCCGGAGCGGGACGAGCATCTTTCGTCTCCTCCCTTGCTCTACGGCAAGACGGAAGGCTCGACCCCGTTCCGGTTTTCCCTTCATGTCGGCGATGTCGGCCATACGCTGGTCGTCGGCCCGACAGGGGCGGGCAAGTCCGTCCTCTTGGCGCTGATGGCACTGCAGTTCCGGCGTTATAGGAACTCCCGGGTATTCGCCTTCGATTTCGGGGGATCGATCCGTGCAGCGAGCCTCGCCATGGGCGGTGACTGGCATGATCTCGGCGGCGGCCTCACCGAAGGCCGAGACGTATCGCTGCAGCCTCTTGCCCGGATCGATGCCGCCGCCGAGCGCTCCTGGTCCGCCGACTGGATCGCTGCCATCCTCATGCGCGAAGGCGTCACCGTCAACCCGGACGTCAAGGAGCATATCTGGACGGCGCTGACGTCGCTTGCCTCCGCGCCGGTAGGCGAGCGAACGCTCACCGGACTTTCCGTACTGCTCCAGTCCAACGATCTCAAACAGGCCATGCGTCCCTATTGCATCGGCGGGGCCCATGGCCGGCTGCTCGATGCGGAAGGCGAGAACCTGGGCTCAAGCAGCGTTCAGGCCTTCGAGACCGAGGGGCTGATCGGGACCGGTGCGGCACCCGCCGTGCTCGCCTATCTGTTCCACCGGATCGAGGATCGGCTAGACGGATCGCCCACCCTGATCATCATCGATGAAGGCTGGCTGGCGCTCGACGACCAGGGTTTTGCGGGTCAGCTCCGGGAATGGCTGAAGACCCTTCGCAAGAAGAACGCCTCCGTCGTCTTTGCCACGCAGTCTCTGTCCGACATCGACGGCTCTGCTATTGCGCCAGCCATTATCGAGAGCTGCCCGACACGGCTCCTGCTGCCGAACGAACGCGCAATCGAGCCGCAGATTGCCGGAACCTATCGCCGTTTCGGTCTCAACGACCGCCAGATTGAGATCCTCGCGCGGGCGACACCCAAGCGCGACTATTACTGTCAGTCCCGGCGCGGCAACCGGCTCTTTGAACTGGGCTTGTCCGAAGTCGCGCTGGCCCTTTGCGCGACCGCCTCGAAGACCGATCAGACAGTCATTGCCGGCATTCTCGCGGCTAACAGCCGTGAAGGTTTCCTCGATGCCTGGCTGCGGCACCGCGGTCTTCCGTGGGCGGCCGATCTGATCCCCGACCTCACCAACCTGGAGACCTCCTCATGA
- the trbJ gene encoding P-type conjugative transfer protein TrbJ produces the protein MTFRRSRAVVAAAAILSAPFLSSVTFAPPAFAWRVVFDPSNYAQNVLTAARTLEQINNQIVQLQNEAQMLINQARNLASLPYSALQQLQQSVQRTQQLLEEAQNIAFDVQQIDQLFQQQYGNIDLSASEQQLVAGARSRWQNTVGGLQDALRVQAGVVGNIETNRAQMSALIGQSQGATGALQTAQAGNQLLALQAQQLSDLTAVVAANGRAIALSEAERTAAAEQGRIQRQRFLSPGSGYQPGNARMFNN, from the coding sequence ATGACGTTCCGCCGATCCCGTGCCGTTGTCGCTGCTGCCGCAATTCTGAGTGCGCCATTTCTCAGCTCTGTCACGTTCGCCCCGCCGGCTTTTGCCTGGCGTGTCGTGTTCGATCCGTCGAACTATGCCCAGAATGTGCTGACGGCGGCACGGACGCTGGAGCAGATCAACAACCAGATCGTCCAGCTTCAGAACGAAGCGCAGATGCTGATCAACCAGGCTCGCAATCTGGCCAGCCTTCCTTATTCGGCTTTGCAGCAGCTCCAGCAATCCGTGCAGAGGACGCAGCAGCTTCTTGAGGAGGCTCAGAACATCGCTTTCGACGTCCAGCAGATCGATCAGCTGTTCCAGCAGCAATACGGCAATATCGATCTGAGCGCGAGCGAACAGCAGCTGGTCGCCGGTGCGCGTAGCCGCTGGCAGAACACGGTCGGCGGCCTTCAGGACGCCCTGCGCGTGCAGGCCGGCGTCGTCGGCAATATCGAGACCAACCGCGCGCAGATGTCCGCGCTGATCGGACAGAGCCAGGGGGCGACCGGAGCACTTCAGACAGCCCAGGCCGGCAACCAGCTCCTCGCGCTCCAGGCGCAGCAGCTTTCCGACCTCACCGCAGTCGTCGCTGCCAATGGCCGGGCGATCGCCTTGAGTGAAGCGGAACGAACGGCCGCGGCCGAACAAGGCCGCATCCAACGCCAGCGCTTCCTGTCGCCGGGCTCCGGCTACCAGCCCGGCAACGCGCGCATGTTCAATAACTGA
- the trbK-alt gene encoding putative entry exclusion protein TrbK-alt has translation MDGRMLARLAAIVFVAIAITASLIEMSRKDDPAPKLTAPATQPSDDTVRADLRRCQQMGRAAVDDQDCLATWQQSRDRFLGRGPRTGEGR, from the coding sequence ATGGACGGCAGGATGCTGGCCCGGTTGGCAGCAATCGTTTTTGTTGCAATCGCCATCACCGCGAGCCTGATCGAGATGTCCCGCAAGGACGATCCGGCGCCCAAGCTGACTGCGCCGGCTACACAGCCTTCCGACGATACTGTGCGTGCCGATCTGCGCCGCTGTCAGCAGATGGGCAGAGCTGCGGTCGATGACCAAGACTGTCTGGCAACCTGGCAGCAGAGCCGGGACCGGTTTCTCGGTCGGGGTCCTCGAACCGGCGAGGGACGTTGA